From Chryseobacterium shandongense, the proteins below share one genomic window:
- a CDS encoding TraG family conjugative transposon ATPase, with amino-acid sequence MRNVAKTATLENKFPLLAVENNCILSKDADITACFEVRLPELFTVASAEYEAIHSAWHKAIKTLPDFTVIHKQDWYIKESYAPDLAQEDQSFLSKSYQRHFNERPFLNHYCYLFLTKTSKNRMRMQSNFSSLCKGTLIPKEINKEAIHRFMEAVAQFERIVNDSGFITLRRLTEDDITGTDEQQGLLEQYLTLSREAGTPMQDIGLGAEEVRVGNKRLSLHTLSDTDDLPATVSADTRYEKLSTDRSDCRLSFAAPVGLLLSCNHIYNQYIFLDNSEDNLQRFEKSARNMHSLARYSRANQINKEWIEKYLNEAHSFGLSSVRAHFNIMAWSEDPAELKQLKNDCGSALALMECKPRHNTTDVATLYWAGMAGNAGDFPAEESFYTFIEPALCFFTEETNYHNSPSPFGIKMADRLTGKPIHLDISDLPMKRGIITNRNKFILGPSGSGKSFFTNHMVRQYFEQGAHVLLVDTGNSYQGLCELIKGKTKGEDGVYFTYTEDNPIAFNPFYTDDGVFDIEKRESIKTLILTLWKRDDEPPTRSEEVALSNAVSGYIERIKQDDTYPSFNGFYEYVKGDYRKVLEEKQVREKDFDIANFLNVLEPYYRGGEYDYLLNSDKQLDLLSKRFIVFEIDAIKDHKILFPIVTIIIMEVFINKMRRLKGIRKLILIEEAWKAIAKEGMAEYIKYLFKTVRKFFGEAIVVTQEVDDIIQSPIVKESIINNSDCKILLDQRKYMNKFDDIQAMLGLTDKEKGQVLSINMNNDASRLYKEVWIGLGGTHSAVYATEVSLEEYLAYTTEETEKMEVMQLASELDGNVELAIKHIAMQRRDNANQ; translated from the coding sequence ATGAGAAATGTAGCCAAGACAGCCACATTGGAGAATAAATTCCCTTTGCTGGCAGTAGAGAACAACTGTATCTTATCCAAAGATGCAGACATTACCGCCTGCTTTGAGGTGCGGTTGCCGGAACTGTTTACCGTAGCCTCTGCCGAGTATGAAGCCATTCATTCGGCTTGGCATAAGGCAATCAAGACCTTGCCCGATTTTACGGTAATCCACAAACAGGATTGGTATATCAAAGAGAGCTATGCTCCCGATTTGGCACAGGAAGACCAAAGTTTTTTATCAAAGTCGTATCAACGCCATTTCAACGAACGACCGTTCCTGAACCATTATTGCTATCTGTTCCTGACGAAGACGTCCAAAAACAGAATGCGTATGCAAAGTAACTTTTCATCGCTTTGCAAGGGTACGCTTATTCCAAAGGAAATCAATAAGGAAGCAATACACCGATTTATGGAAGCGGTCGCACAGTTTGAGCGTATCGTGAACGATAGCGGTTTTATAACCCTGCGACGTTTGACAGAAGATGATATAACCGGAACGGACGAGCAACAGGGATTGCTGGAACAATACCTCACGCTTTCGAGAGAAGCCGGAACACCAATGCAGGATATTGGCTTAGGTGCTGAAGAAGTCCGTGTAGGGAACAAAAGATTGTCCTTGCACACGCTGTCCGATACTGACGACTTGCCTGCAACCGTTTCGGCTGATACCCGATACGAAAAGCTATCCACTGACCGGAGCGACTGCCGTCTGTCCTTTGCTGCTCCCGTAGGATTGTTGTTGAGCTGTAACCACATTTACAATCAATACATATTCTTGGATAACAGCGAGGACAACCTACAACGGTTTGAGAAGTCTGCCCGTAATATGCACTCTTTGGCAAGGTACAGCCGTGCCAACCAAATTAACAAAGAGTGGATTGAAAAATACCTGAACGAAGCACATTCGTTCGGTCTTTCTTCTGTTAGAGCACACTTTAATATTATGGCTTGGTCGGAAGACCCTGCGGAACTCAAACAGTTGAAAAACGATTGCGGTAGTGCATTGGCACTAATGGAATGTAAGCCTCGCCACAATACTACGGACGTGGCAACCTTGTATTGGGCTGGAATGGCTGGTAATGCCGGGGACTTTCCTGCGGAAGAAAGTTTTTACACGTTTATTGAGCCTGCTCTATGTTTCTTCACGGAAGAAACCAACTACCACAATTCGCCCTCTCCGTTCGGGATAAAAATGGCTGACCGTTTGACCGGAAAGCCAATCCATTTGGATATTTCCGATTTACCAATGAAAAGGGGAATTATCACGAACCGGAACAAGTTCATTCTTGGTCCGTCAGGTTCGGGAAAATCTTTTTTTACCAATCATATGGTAAGGCAGTATTTCGAGCAAGGTGCTCACGTTCTGCTGGTAGATACGGGTAACTCTTATCAGGGATTGTGTGAACTGATTAAAGGAAAAACCAAAGGCGAAGACGGTGTTTACTTCACTTATACCGAGGATAATCCGATTGCCTTTAATCCTTTCTACACCGACGACGGTGTGTTTGATATTGAGAAAAGGGAAAGTATCAAAACTTTGATACTCACGCTTTGGAAACGGGACGATGAACCGCCTACAAGGTCTGAAGAAGTGGCACTTTCCAATGCCGTTTCGGGTTACATCGAACGTATCAAACAAGACGATACCTACCCGTCATTTAATGGTTTCTACGAGTATGTAAAAGGCGATTACCGCAAGGTTTTAGAGGAAAAACAAGTCAGGGAAAAAGACTTTGATATTGCCAATTTCCTGAACGTTTTAGAGCCTTACTATCGTGGCGGAGAGTATGATTATTTGTTGAACTCCGACAAGCAATTAGACCTGTTATCCAAGCGATTTATCGTGTTTGAAATTGATGCGATTAAAGACCACAAAATCCTGTTTCCCATTGTGACCATCATCATTATGGAGGTGTTCATCAACAAGATGCGGAGGCTGAAAGGTATTCGCAAGCTGATACTGATTGAGGAAGCGTGGAAGGCGATTGCGAAAGAGGGAATGGCGGAATACATCAAGTATTTGTTTAAGACAGTCCGCAAATTTTTCGGAGAAGCCATAGTCGTCACGCAGGAGGTCGATGATATAATCCAGTCGCCCATTGTAAAGGAAAGTATCATCAACAACAGCGATTGCAAAATTCTCTTAGACCAAAGGAAATATATGAACAAGTTCGATGACATACAGGCGATGCTCGGACTTACGGACAAAGAGAAAGGACAGGTACTATCTATCAATATGAACAACGATGCCAGTCGCTTGTACAAGGAAGTTTGGATAGGATTGGGCGGAACACACTCGGCAGTGTACGCAACGGAAGTAAGCCTCGAAGAATATTTGGCTTACACGACGGAGGAAACCGAAAAAATGGAAGTGATGCAACTCGCTTCCGAATTGGACGGTAACGTAGAACTCGCCATTAAGCATATCGCTATGCAAAGGCGTGACAATGCAAATCAATAG
- a CDS encoding DUF4141 domain-containing protein, whose translation MAITALMLAVAPSAKAQFVVTDPANLASGILNSANEIVQTSSTVSNVVKNFNEVKKVYEQGKEYYDKLKAVNNLVKDARKVQQTVLLVGDVSEMYVQNFGKMMNDPNFSAQELTAISNGYSALLNESTELLKELKQIVTSTGLSLNDKERMDIIDRVYKEVKEYHSLVRYYTNKNISVSILRAKKQNNTKRVLDLYGTPNQKYW comes from the coding sequence ATGGCAATCACGGCATTAATGCTTGCCGTTGCCCCAAGTGCGAAAGCTCAATTTGTGGTAACTGACCCTGCAAATTTAGCATCAGGTATTCTCAACTCGGCGAACGAAATCGTACAGACTTCTTCGACCGTGAGTAACGTAGTCAAGAACTTTAACGAGGTCAAGAAAGTGTACGAACAAGGTAAGGAATATTACGACAAGCTCAAAGCCGTAAACAACCTTGTGAAAGATGCCCGTAAGGTGCAACAGACTGTTTTGCTGGTGGGCGATGTATCGGAAATGTATGTGCAAAACTTCGGCAAAATGATGAACGACCCGAATTTCTCCGCACAGGAACTGACCGCAATCTCAAATGGTTACTCGGCTTTGCTGAATGAAAGTACCGAGTTGCTAAAGGAACTGAAACAGATTGTAACCTCCACAGGCTTGTCACTAAATGACAAGGAGCGAATGGACATTATCGACCGTGTGTATAAGGAGGTCAAAGAATACCACAGCCTTGTCAGATACTACACGAATAAGAATATCTCTGTCAGTATCCTGAGAGCAAAGAAACAGAATAATACCAAACGAGTGCTTGACTTGTACGGAACTCCTAACCAAAAATATTGGTAG
- the traJ gene encoding conjugative transposon protein TraJ, with the protein MEFQNLHEVLRSLYDEMLPLSADMAAVAKGVAGLGALFYVAIKVWQALSRAEPIDMYPLLRPFALGICIMFFPTIVLGTINAVLSPVVQGTHAILENQVLDLNELQQKKDLLEREAMLRNPETAYLVDNEEFDAKLEELGWSPGDLITMSGMYMDRFAYQTEQAIKNWFRNLLEVLFQAAALVVDTIRTFFLIVLSILGPIAFAISVWDGFQSTLTQWLTRYVSVYLWLPVADLFSSMLAKIQSLIIEKDIQMLADPTYIPDTGNTVYIIFMIIGIVGYFTVPTVTGWVIQAGGAGNFTRNVNQAAMKAGNVASAGAGSAAGNIGGQLLKK; encoded by the coding sequence ATGGAATTTCAAAATCTGCACGAAGTCCTACGCTCATTGTATGATGAGATGCTCCCACTGTCCGCCGATATGGCGGCAGTGGCTAAGGGCGTAGCCGGCTTGGGTGCTTTGTTCTATGTCGCCATAAAAGTATGGCAGGCATTGAGTAGAGCCGAACCCATAGATATGTACCCTTTGCTCCGTCCGTTCGCTTTGGGTATCTGTATTATGTTCTTTCCGACAATCGTGTTGGGAACAATCAATGCGGTACTAAGTCCGGTGGTACAGGGTACACACGCTATTCTCGAAAATCAGGTGCTTGACCTGAACGAGTTGCAACAGAAAAAAGACCTGCTCGAACGGGAAGCGATGCTCCGCAATCCTGAAACGGCATATCTCGTAGATAATGAGGAGTTCGACGCAAAGCTCGAAGAATTGGGCTGGTCGCCGGGCGACCTGATTACTATGTCAGGTATGTATATGGACAGGTTTGCCTACCAAACCGAACAAGCCATTAAGAATTGGTTTCGCAACCTGCTCGAAGTGCTGTTTCAGGCTGCTGCATTGGTCGTCGATACGATACGAACATTCTTCCTGATAGTCCTGTCCATACTCGGACCAATAGCCTTTGCTATTTCCGTGTGGGACGGCTTTCAGAGTACGCTCACGCAGTGGCTCACAAGGTATGTGAGCGTTTACCTGTGGTTGCCCGTCGCCGACCTGTTCAGCTCAATGCTTGCTAAAATCCAATCCCTGATTATCGAAAAGGATATACAGATGTTGGCTGACCCGACCTACATACCCGATACGGGTAATACCGTGTACATCATCTTTATGATTATCGGCATCGTGGGGTACTTCACTGTACCGACCGTAACAGGCTGGGTAATTCAGGCTGGTGGTGCTGGAAACTTTACCCGAAATGTAAACCAAGCTGCTATGAAAGCCGGAAATGTCGCAAGTGCCGGAGCTGGTTCTGCTGCCGGAAATATCGGAGGGCAATTGCTTAAAAAATAA
- the traK gene encoding conjugative transposon protein TraK, with protein MEFKTLRNIENSFRQIRLYAIVFAVLCIGVVGFAVWKSYSFANEQRQKIYVLDNGKSLMLALSQDASINRPVEAREHVRRFHELFFTLAPDKNAIESNMARAFNLADKSAFDYYKDLSEKGYYSRIISGNVQQRIEVDSVVCNFDNYPYSVRTYAKQFIIRSSNVTRRNLITSCYLVNSVRSDNNPQGFNIEKFAVVENRDIEVIER; from the coding sequence ATGGAATTTAAAACGCTTAGAAATATTGAAAACAGCTTCCGTCAGATACGTCTGTATGCGATAGTGTTTGCCGTTCTCTGTATTGGCGTGGTAGGATTTGCCGTGTGGAAATCGTACAGCTTCGCCAACGAGCAACGCCAAAAAATCTATGTGCTGGACAACGGCAAATCTTTGATGCTTGCCTTATCACAAGATGCAAGCATTAACAGACCTGTGGAAGCAAGGGAACACGTTCGGAGATTTCACGAACTGTTTTTTACGCTTGCACCTGATAAGAATGCTATCGAGAGCAATATGGCAAGGGCATTCAACCTTGCCGACAAATCAGCCTTTGACTATTACAAAGACTTATCGGAGAAAGGTTATTACTCCCGTATCATATCGGGGAATGTTCAGCAACGCATTGAGGTCGATAGTGTCGTGTGCAACTTCGACAACTATCCCTATTCGGTGCGGACGTATGCGAAGCAATTTATCATACGGTCGAGTAACGTAACACGCCGTAACCTGATTACCTCCTGCTATCTCGTAAACTCCGTAAGGTCGGATAATAACCCACAGGGATTTAATATCGAAAAGTTTGCGGTGGTTGAAAATCGGGATATCGAAGTCATTGAACGCTAA
- the traN gene encoding conjugative transposon protein TraN — protein MKNLFKTFWAVALTIGFAVQSFAQDSVNIKTPLALGKIEPYKMEVTYDKTSHLIFPTAIRYVDLGSEYLIAGKAEDAENVLRVKAAVRSFETETNFSVITNDGRYYSFDVYYSSYPDALSYDLLTMQKAVDKANGNDVLFEELGNNSPSLAGLLLETIYKKDKRIVKHIGAKSFGIQFILKGIYIHNGKYYFHTELRNKSNVPFDIDFINFKVVDKKVAKRTVVQERALTPLRTYKPLEDGINGKSTEQNVFLLDKFTIADDKVLLIEIFEKNGGRHQTLQVENSDLINARVISDMHLKF, from the coding sequence ATGAAAAATCTTTTTAAAACCTTTTGGGCGGTTGCCCTGACTATCGGCTTTGCCGTACAATCTTTTGCACAGGATAGTGTAAATATCAAAACTCCGCTTGCTTTGGGCAAGATTGAGCCTTACAAAATGGAAGTAACCTACGATAAAACTTCGCATTTGATTTTCCCGACCGCCATTCGGTACGTGGATTTGGGAAGTGAATACCTGATTGCAGGAAAGGCGGAAGATGCGGAAAATGTATTGCGTGTAAAAGCTGCCGTAAGGAGTTTTGAAACCGAAACCAATTTTTCGGTCATTACCAATGACGGGCGTTATTACTCTTTTGATGTGTATTATAGTTCCTATCCCGATGCGTTGAGCTATGACCTGCTGACGATGCAAAAGGCAGTAGATAAAGCCAACGGTAATGATGTGCTTTTCGAGGAACTCGGAAACAATTCTCCGTCTTTGGCTGGTCTGCTTTTGGAAACGATTTACAAAAAAGACAAGCGTATCGTTAAGCATATCGGGGCTAAGAGCTTCGGCATTCAGTTTATCCTGAAAGGCATCTATATCCATAATGGTAAATATTATTTCCATACGGAATTAAGGAACAAAAGCAATGTACCGTTTGATATAGACTTTATCAATTTCAAAGTCGTGGATAAAAAGGTCGCTAAGCGTACCGTAGTACAGGAACGGGCATTGACACCGCTAAGAACCTACAAGCCATTAGAGGACGGTATTAACGGGAAATCTACCGAGCAAAATGTTTTTCTCTTAGACAAATTCACGATTGCCGATGATAAGGTTTTATTGATTGAGATTTTCGAGAAAAACGGCGGACGACACCAAACGCTTCAGGTGGAAAATTCGGACTTAATCAATGCCCGTGTAATCAGTGATATGCACTTGAAATTTTAA
- a CDS encoding conjugal transfer protein TraO produces MKKYIYTVMLLFVAITVAQAQRMLPKQKGLEVSTGILSDDKIGNDYYINLGMTVNGKNGNYQIWALEYTHQYHDYKDQRIPQETYTAEGGYSFFLLGDVRKNITLNAGITGVVGYESINRGETMLYDGAKIVSEDNFIYGAGGRLTFETYLSDRFVLVLQGRTKVLWGTDLRQFRPSAGVGIRFNF; encoded by the coding sequence ATGAAAAAGTATATCTATACCGTGATGCTACTCTTTGTGGCCATCACGGTTGCACAGGCACAACGAATGTTGCCAAAGCAAAAAGGATTGGAAGTGAGTACGGGCATTTTGTCCGATGATAAAATCGGTAACGATTATTATATCAATCTCGGAATGACCGTGAACGGCAAAAACGGTAATTATCAGATTTGGGCTTTGGAGTACACGCACCAATATCACGACTATAAAGACCAACGCATACCGCAGGAAACTTATACTGCTGAGGGCGGTTACAGTTTCTTCCTGCTGGGCGATGTCCGTAAGAACATTACGCTGAATGCAGGAATAACGGGCGTGGTCGGTTACGAGAGCATCAACAGAGGCGAAACGATGTTGTATGACGGTGCAAAGATAGTAAGCGAGGATAATTTTATTTACGGAGCTGGTGGTCGGCTGACCTTTGAAACGTACCTGTCTGACCGATTTGTATTGGTACTGCAAGGGCGTACAAAAGTGTTATGGGGAACTGACCTGCGACAATTCAGACCGTCCGCAGGTGTGGGAATAAGGTTTAATTTTTAA
- a CDS encoding DUF3872 domain-containing protein gives MIAIFNKFRIGLLPIYLMLAILTGSISLVSCSKDDELEIQNDFPFEVNVMPVPKEVANGQTVEIRVTIKRSGNYQNTQYYLRYFQFDGQGSLRYYDEPPYLPNDLYPLQSEQFRLYYTSASTVSQSFEIWISDSFGNEKQISFQFNSSD, from the coding sequence ATGATAGCAATATTTAATAAATTCAGAATAGGATTGTTGCCAATATATCTAATGCTGGCAATCCTGACAGGTTCTATTTCGCTGGTATCTTGTAGCAAAGATGACGAGCTTGAAATACAGAACGATTTTCCTTTTGAGGTCAATGTGATGCCCGTACCTAAAGAGGTCGCCAATGGGCAAACGGTAGAAATCAGAGTAACGATAAAGCGGAGCGGTAACTACCAAAATACGCAATACTATCTCCGCTACTTCCAATTTGACGGACAAGGCTCGTTGAGGTATTACGATGAACCTCCGTATCTGCCAAACGATTTGTACCCGTTACAATCGGAGCAATTCAGGTTGTATTATACTTCGGCTTCTACGGTATCACAATCCTTTGAAATTTGGATTTCCGACAGCTTTGGCAATGAGAAACAGATAAGTTTTCAGTTTAACAGTAGTGATTAA
- a CDS encoding VOC family protein, which produces MNITSTIVYLPVAFPEVSVTFYKNLFSETPEIFLEDGLIIVELPNLNLYLIDKNRYEAYYILKTGRNVKVSKDNVSTIISCVLPSEEDVNIALANVSACGGTVTSKATTNEALGIYAGYFSDPDGHIWELAYYPPEYNRVLNFVNPN; this is translated from the coding sequence ATGAACATAACAAGTACAATCGTTTATTTACCCGTAGCGTTTCCGGAGGTATCGGTAACATTCTACAAAAACCTATTCAGTGAAACGCCCGAAATATTTCTCGAAGACGGATTAATCATTGTGGAGCTTCCGAACCTTAATTTGTACCTGATAGACAAAAACAGATATGAAGCCTATTACATCCTGAAAACAGGTCGTAACGTTAAGGTTTCAAAGGACAATGTTTCTACGATTATCAGTTGTGTTTTGCCGTCCGAAGAAGATGTAAATATTGCGTTGGCAAATGTTTCAGCGTGTGGCGGAACGGTAACGAGCAAAGCGACAACAAACGAAGCACTCGGTATATATGCAGGGTATTTTTCAGACCCTGACGGGCATATATGGGAGCTGGCTTATTATCCACCCGAATATAACAGGGTTTTGAATTTCGTAAATCCCAACTAA
- a CDS encoding helix-turn-helix domain-containing protein: MEVIAIAKSALDGMTNDIKELLELTENATRKYDPIFKGEKWLDNQEVCLMMNITKRTLQTYKDKGLLPYSKLNRKNYYKLSDVQALLEAGEPYNTNDNGFTDE; this comes from the coding sequence ATGGAAGTTATCGCAATAGCAAAATCCGCATTGGACGGAATGACGAATGATATAAAAGAGCTTTTGGAACTGACCGAAAACGCTACCCGTAAATATGACCCGATTTTCAAAGGGGAAAAGTGGCTCGACAATCAGGAGGTTTGTTTGATGATGAACATTACCAAACGGACTTTGCAGACCTATAAAGACAAGGGTTTACTGCCTTATTCCAAACTGAACCGCAAGAATTATTATAAACTCTCGGACGTACAGGCTTTGCTCGAAGCTGGCGAACCGTACAATACAAATGACAATGGATTTACTGACGAATGA
- a CDS encoding helix-turn-helix domain-containing protein, producing MDLLTNDTEEIVAYQEMITRLRNRIEDILKNYRPVMNGEIYLSGEDVCRLLHISKRTLQQYRDDNILPFIQVGGKIIYKESDILTILEQNYITNKTH from the coding sequence ATGGATTTACTGACGAATGACACCGAAGAAATCGTAGCCTATCAGGAAATGATAACACGGTTACGAAACCGTATTGAGGATATACTGAAAAACTACCGTCCTGTAATGAATGGCGAAATCTATTTATCGGGCGAAGATGTATGCAGGCTGTTACATATCAGCAAACGCACTCTCCAGCAATACCGTGATGACAATATCCTGCCGTTTATTCAGGTTGGCGGTAAAATAATCTACAAGGAAAGTGATATTCTGACTATATTGGAGCAAAATTATATAACCAATAAAACGCATTGA
- a CDS encoding response regulator, translating to MDTGNKPHKNSIAFINDKSPLIDIICNDLTASGIEILFRSENIQDGLTQLSALTELPKAIIIDLNFEDKNVLAQVRELKAKYPSIRLIGYGDIDDTDETVQALTEIGIKSYLPIGSDADDFKRVIEKV from the coding sequence ATGGACACAGGAAACAAACCCCACAAAAACAGTATTGCATTTATCAATGATAAAAGCCCTCTAATTGACATTATCTGCAATGACCTTACTGCTTCAGGAATTGAGATACTGTTCCGTTCGGAGAACATTCAGGACGGTTTAACTCAATTATCTGCTTTGACCGAACTCCCCAAAGCAATTATTATTGACCTCAACTTTGAGGATAAGAATGTGCTGGCACAAGTTCGGGAACTAAAGGCTAAATATCCAAGCATCAGATTAATTGGCTACGGAGATATTGATGATACAGATGAAACGGTACAGGCTCTTACGGAAATAGGAATAAAAAGCTATCTGCCTATTGGTAGCGATGCAGACGATTTTAAAAGAGTTATCGAGAAAGTATAA
- a CDS encoding PRTRC system ThiF family protein, which produces MNSEKTKVHFTDNYLLNPTNPITVNLIGAGGTGSKVLTALLETNESLTALEHAGLSVRLWDDDIITTANLGRQRFFESETGLYKSVALINRVNRCIGTNWKAESRKFERDNFGMIPEEAQATITITCVDNVQARFGVAEILNVLGNRKNYRDTPKYWLDFGNNRNTGQVLLSTIGEIKQPDTQKYEAVASLPFVTEEFGELLKQSEEQDDTPSCSLAEALQKQDLFINSSLAQMGCSLLWDLFRYGMTEYRGFFHNLKDYRTQPIKVG; this is translated from the coding sequence ATGAACAGCGAAAAAACAAAAGTACATTTCACAGATAACTATCTGTTAAACCCAACTAACCCGATTACGGTAAACCTTATCGGAGCAGGTGGCACAGGCTCAAAAGTTCTGACAGCCTTGTTAGAGACAAATGAAAGTTTGACGGCTTTGGAACACGCAGGACTTTCCGTAAGGTTGTGGGACGATGATATTATCACGACCGCCAATTTAGGCAGACAGCGGTTTTTTGAAAGCGAAACAGGATTGTACAAATCCGTTGCTTTAATCAATCGTGTAAACCGTTGTATCGGTACAAATTGGAAAGCCGAAAGCCGAAAATTTGAAAGGGATAATTTCGGAATGATACCCGAAGAAGCACAGGCAACCATTACCATTACTTGCGTGGATAACGTACAGGCACGTTTTGGAGTTGCTGAAATTTTGAACGTATTGGGCAACCGTAAAAATTACCGAGATACCCCAAAATATTGGTTGGACTTTGGGAACAACAGGAACACAGGTCAAGTCTTACTATCTACTATCGGAGAGATTAAACAACCCGATACGCAAAAATACGAAGCGGTGGCAAGTCTGCCATTTGTTACCGAAGAATTTGGAGAATTGCTGAAGCAATCCGAAGAACAGGACGACACGCCAAGTTGTTCACTTGCCGAAGCATTGCAAAAGCAGGATTTATTTATCAATAGTTCATTGGCTCAAATGGGTTGTTCCTTACTTTGGGATTTATTTCGCTACGGAATGACGGAATACAGGGGATTTTTCCACAATCTGAAAGACTACCGTACCCAACCGATAAAAGTCGGTTAA
- a CDS encoding PRTRC system protein B, translating into MNNLTDITANFGTLYFPKSALVFYQNKGTDKETYVEHFDMDKDGNPINAHPLTVREANILSKCLQTDEDKNTAFLKPKGILPTNILHINPSDNGTVLWHTKAKKQQLYFVDDLGIPNGTAQVPAMLWLASKSSLSVFALANNRRPTEKTPLHYAPFFNIYEKGNVCMGTVSIDIKNSASVEEFIQAWEHYFFNSYFSHSLCSNLTKRNIVSLWKDLVNTDKPFPTEALKKNNKTLKNLFR; encoded by the coding sequence ATGAACAATTTAACTGACATAACCGCAAATTTCGGAACGCTTTATTTTCCAAAATCGGCATTGGTTTTTTACCAAAACAAAGGCACGGACAAAGAAACCTATGTAGAGCATTTCGATATGGATAAGGACGGCAACCCAATCAACGCCCACCCCTTGACCGTAAGAGAAGCCAATATTTTGTCGAAGTGTTTACAGACCGATGAAGATAAGAACACGGCATTTTTAAAACCAAAGGGAATTTTGCCTACAAATATCCTGCATATCAATCCGAGCGACAACGGCACAGTGCTATGGCACACCAAAGCAAAGAAACAGCAACTTTATTTCGTGGACGATTTGGGCATACCCAACGGAACGGCACAAGTTCCTGCAATGCTTTGGTTAGCGAGTAAAAGCAGTCTTTCCGTATTTGCTTTGGCAAACAACAGGCGACCAACCGAAAAAACGCCTTTGCATTACGCCCCATTTTTCAACATCTACGAAAAGGGCAACGTATGTATGGGGACAGTCAGTATTGACATTAAAAATTCGGCTTCGGTTGAGGAATTTATACAGGCGTGGGAACACTATTTTTTCAATTCCTATTTCAGTCATTCATTATGCAGTAATTTGACAAAACGAAACATTGTAAGCCTTTGGAAAGACCTCGTTAATACAGATAAACCCTTTCCCACAGAAGCATTAAAAAAGAATAATAAAACCCTTAAAAATCTATTCCGATGA
- a CDS encoding PRTRC system protein C, translating to MLLATVLPRVFILKDKGQDIRLTDPEARWSVEAVMNYYANMYPILTTAKVSAPKIKDDAVEYRFESVMGTKG from the coding sequence ATGTTATTAGCAACAGTATTACCGAGAGTTTTTATACTCAAAGATAAAGGACAGGACATCAGACTAACCGACCCCGAAGCACGGTGGAGCGTGGAAGCTGTAATGAATTATTACGCCAATATGTACCCGATACTGACTACCGCAAAGGTATCAGCACCGAAGATAAAAGACGATGCAGTTGAATATCGTTTTGAGAGCGTAATGGGTACGAAAGGATAA